From the Fusobacterium ulcerans ATCC 49185 genome, the window ATTCTTTGTGCTTCTTTTGTTATCCATCTTTCACTCCTTCAAGTTTATATTAATATCTACTAATTTTTTATAACTAATACTTTTTTATAATCTTTTTAATTTTTAAACTTTTTGCAAATGTTACGATTCATATATTAGCATAACATTCTATTCTTGTATATAGCAGAATCAAGTTTTAAAATAAAGAACAGAATAAAATATATTCTATTTATTTATGATATATCTCTTAATCAATTTTATTTTGCTGATATTTTTAAAGCTTTTTTTAATGATTTTTTTATTTTTCTATTTTAAAAATTCGCTATTTTCGTCACAATTTCAAAAAATCCTATGATTTATTTTAATATTAAAGTTATCTTTTTATTAAAATCATCTGCCATAATAAAAAAAATCACCCACAAGGTGAATTTCCCTCATGGGTGACAATTTTTTTGTTAAAATATTTTTTTATTTATGTGAATTTAATCTCAATGGACTTCAAATATATATAAGCAAAAAAGAAATATCTAGTTATAATAAATCTCTCTCTACTTGGCACTATTCTAATTTAGATTATTTTACTATGTCTTTCTTAATATCATATTTTAATCTTTTATAATTTCCTTACAGGAATCTGTAATTCTGTTAACCATTCTTCTTTACTTTTTTTATTCCATATTCCATCTATGTAAACTTCTCTTACTTTATCAACACATTCATAATTATTCTTATTTATCCATGAAAAAAGGTAATTATATGCATCTCTTAAATTATTGTAATCTCCTTTATGTAATGTTGATACAACTAAAATACTTGGGAGCCTTTTAAATTTTATTGATTCTGTTTCTTTTCCAAATTTTGTTACAGCTTCACAATATTCAATACTAAAATTCTGCTCTTTATATTCATCATCTAAGTATTGAATAAAACAGTATTCTGGAATCATACATTTTAAATCTGGATTTGCTTCTATTACTTCTTTGCCTATCTGTGGAATAACTTTAAAATAATCATTATAATTTGCTATTGATAACTTTTTGTAATAAACAATACATTCAGGTGTATTTTTTATAGCTGCTTGATAATTCATAAAACCATCTCCTTTTATATTTTCATTAGAAAAATTGTTTAACCTTGTAAGTTGATCCACTAAACATGCTATTTCTTTTTCCAAGTTAATTTTTTTTCTATTTATTATTTGTTTGATATTATCATTATTTAAAATTGTAGAAATTTCAGATATAGAAAATCCCATTTGTTTTAAGCATAATATTTTATGAAGAGTATATAATTGCTCCGTTGTGTAGTATCTATAATTATTTTCTTTATTAATTATAGAGGGTTTTAATAATCCTACTTCATCATAATACCTTAATGCTTTTATAGTTGTTTTTGTTATTTGTGAAAACAAGCCTATTTTATACAAAATAA encodes:
- a CDS encoding MerR family transcriptional regulator, with product MYKIGLFSQITKTTIKALRYYDEVGLLKPSIINKENNYRYYTTEQLYTLHKILCLKQMGFSISEISTILNNDNIKQIINRKKINLEKEIACLVDQLTRLNNFSNENIKGDGFMNYQAAIKNTPECIVYYKKLSIANYNDYFKVIPQIGKEVIEANPDLKCMIPEYCFIQYLDDEYKEQNFSIEYCEAVTKFGKETESIKFKRLPSILVVSTLHKGDYNNLRDAYNYLFSWINKNNYECVDKVREVYIDGIWNKKSKEEWLTELQIPVRKL